A genomic segment from Polyangium mundeleinium encodes:
- the rdgB gene encoding RdgB/HAM1 family non-canonical purine NTP pyrophosphatase, which produces MSEPNLPLSILVATTNRGKLAELLAIFADLPIKLLPLSQVLPDLPPIIEDGATFVDNALIKARTASEAAMMVTLAEDAGLEVDALAGRPGVRSARFAKEGATDSENNAALLAALEEIDDEHRTARFRCTMVLLDPWNEVQPEVICEGRCEGTIAQQARGAGGFGYDPLFIVKGDGRTMAELGDDEKNRISHRAEAARAMRPVLEALIENRRATTTRVVGER; this is translated from the coding sequence ATGAGCGAGCCGAACCTGCCGCTCTCGATCCTCGTTGCCACGACGAACCGCGGAAAGCTCGCGGAGCTTCTGGCGATCTTCGCCGACCTGCCCATCAAGCTCCTGCCGCTCTCGCAGGTGCTGCCCGATCTGCCGCCGATCATCGAGGACGGCGCGACGTTCGTGGACAACGCCCTGATCAAGGCGCGCACGGCGTCCGAGGCCGCGATGATGGTGACGCTCGCGGAGGACGCGGGGCTCGAGGTCGACGCGCTCGCGGGTCGTCCCGGCGTGCGCTCGGCGCGCTTCGCCAAGGAAGGCGCGACCGACTCGGAGAACAACGCGGCGCTGCTCGCGGCGCTCGAAGAGATCGACGACGAGCACCGCACGGCGCGCTTCCGCTGCACGATGGTGCTGCTCGATCCGTGGAACGAGGTGCAGCCCGAGGTCATCTGCGAGGGCCGCTGCGAGGGGACGATCGCGCAGCAGGCGCGCGGCGCGGGCGGCTTCGGATACGATCCGCTCTTCATCGTCAAAGGCGACGGTCGCACGATGGCGGAGCTCGGCGACGACGAGAAGAACCGCATCAGCCACCGCGCCGAAGCAGCGCGCGCGATGCGGCCCGTGCTGGAGGCGTTGATCGAGAATCGGCGCGCGACGACGACGCGCGTGGTAGGCGAGCGGTGA
- the rph gene encoding ribonuclease PH, giving the protein MSRPDGRSPAEPRSVEIVPHFHRNAEGSVLYRAGGTVVLCTASIDAVVPAWMAGKGKGWLTAEYQMHPRASRARREAREGRGKSPSGRTQEIQRLIGRALRSAIDLEAIGERTIVIDCDVLEADGGTRTASVTGGFVAMALALAKLRASSVVAPVLRDQVAAISVGHVGGEAMLDLVYEEDSQARVDLNVVATARGAIVEVQATAEGEALERRALDGMIDVGLAGVAELVTMQRSALTAAGVELASLFQAGRFA; this is encoded by the coding sequence GTGTCCCGCCCCGATGGCCGTAGCCCCGCCGAACCTCGCTCCGTCGAGATCGTCCCGCACTTCCACCGCAACGCGGAGGGCTCCGTGCTCTACCGCGCCGGCGGGACGGTCGTGCTTTGCACCGCGTCGATCGACGCCGTCGTGCCCGCATGGATGGCGGGCAAAGGCAAAGGCTGGTTGACGGCCGAGTACCAGATGCATCCGCGGGCGAGCCGCGCGCGGCGGGAAGCGCGTGAAGGGCGCGGCAAGTCGCCGAGCGGGCGGACGCAGGAGATCCAGCGGCTCATCGGGCGCGCGCTGCGCAGCGCGATCGACCTCGAAGCGATCGGCGAGCGCACGATCGTGATCGACTGCGACGTGCTGGAGGCGGACGGCGGGACGCGGACGGCGTCGGTGACCGGAGGCTTCGTGGCCATGGCGCTCGCGCTCGCGAAGCTGCGCGCGTCGAGCGTGGTCGCGCCGGTGCTGCGTGATCAGGTGGCCGCGATCAGCGTGGGTCACGTCGGCGGTGAGGCAATGCTCGATCTCGTCTACGAAGAGGACAGCCAGGCGCGCGTGGATCTGAACGTCGTGGCCACGGCGCGCGGCGCGATCGTCGAAGTGCAAGCGACGGCCGAGGGCGAGGCGCTCGAACGGCGCGCGCTCGACGGCATGATCGATGTCGGGCTCGCGGGCGTCGCAGAGCTCGTGACGATGCAACGAAGCGCGCTCACGGCCGCAGGCGTCGAGCTCGCTTCGCTGTTCCAGGCGGGGAGGTTCGCATGA
- a CDS encoding ComEA family DNA-binding protein codes for MERSADDKQVGARGQAFFGSIGARLRGSAWTPLAGKVALGALGFLALAFVGSGAAADLMPRRVGAYLGPPATSASAAAPVSVGVADAGAGADADAGAGAGADAAAAAAADAGVEAGAPIAAVTADGRVILNLATEEDLRKLPGIGATKAKAILALRAKLGRFKRPEDLLRVKGLGRKSLARLRPKLLIDPP; via the coding sequence GTGGAACGTTCAGCAGACGACAAGCAGGTCGGGGCGCGGGGGCAGGCGTTTTTCGGGTCGATCGGGGCGCGGCTGCGCGGGTCGGCATGGACGCCGCTCGCAGGGAAGGTCGCGCTCGGGGCGCTCGGGTTTCTGGCGCTCGCGTTCGTGGGCTCGGGCGCGGCGGCGGATTTGATGCCCCGTCGCGTCGGGGCTTACCTCGGTCCGCCGGCGACGAGCGCGAGCGCGGCGGCGCCGGTGTCGGTGGGGGTCGCGGATGCGGGCGCGGGAGCGGATGCGGATGCGGGCGCGGGAGCGGGAGCGGATGCGGCAGCGGCAGCGGCAGCGGATGCGGGCGTGGAGGCGGGCGCGCCGATCGCCGCGGTGACAGCCGATGGGAGAGTGATCCTGAACCTCGCGACGGAGGAGGATCTGCGGAAGCTGCCGGGCATCGGGGCCACGAAGGCGAAGGCGATCCTCGCGCTGCGGGCGAAGCTCGGGCGGTTCAAGCGGCCGGAGGATCTCCTCCGGGTGAAGGGCCTCGGGCGAAAGTCGCTCGCGCGGCTCCGGCCCAAGCTCCTGATCGACCCGCCGTAG
- a CDS encoding DUF362 domain-containing protein, protein MSDRRFSPYPEAFSRRTFLGAALTGAALLGADHALAAGSGLVAQPPAGFVPLSIPGKVAKVAKSNVMQPNGLWPTEGAAKVMLERVMAELTGKSDLGEAFAKFVHKDDKVAIKPNGIAGQKGATMATNRELILEVVRGVMAAGVPASQIMIFEQYPKFLEGTRIWDRHKGPDPALPAGIATAVHENEDATMPERSVMGIPTKFVRPFTEATAVINLGLIKDHSICGFTGCLKNITHGATINPHAFHQHNASPQIAELYAQDVVRSRVRLHIIDGFKLIYDEGPLDKNKKRRVLHEAVYATTDPVAMDTLGWGILEQWRKESGLPTLKDAGREPTYIRIASELGLGVYDKNRISLREVTL, encoded by the coding sequence ATGTCCGACCGGCGTTTTTCCCCGTACCCCGAGGCCTTCTCGCGTCGCACCTTCCTCGGCGCTGCGCTGACCGGCGCGGCGCTGCTCGGCGCTGATCACGCGCTCGCGGCGGGCTCCGGCCTCGTCGCCCAACCGCCCGCGGGCTTCGTGCCCCTCTCGATCCCCGGGAAGGTCGCCAAGGTCGCGAAGTCGAACGTGATGCAGCCGAACGGCCTCTGGCCCACCGAGGGCGCGGCCAAGGTCATGCTCGAGCGCGTCATGGCCGAGCTCACGGGCAAGAGTGATCTCGGCGAAGCCTTCGCCAAGTTCGTCCACAAGGACGACAAGGTCGCCATCAAGCCGAACGGCATCGCGGGCCAGAAGGGCGCGACGATGGCCACGAACCGCGAGCTCATCCTCGAGGTCGTCCGCGGCGTCATGGCGGCCGGCGTTCCTGCCAGCCAGATCATGATCTTCGAGCAGTACCCGAAGTTCCTGGAGGGCACGCGCATCTGGGATCGCCACAAGGGCCCCGACCCGGCGCTGCCCGCGGGCATCGCGACGGCCGTGCACGAGAACGAAGACGCGACGATGCCCGAGCGGAGCGTGATGGGCATCCCGACGAAGTTCGTCCGACCCTTCACCGAGGCGACGGCCGTGATCAACCTCGGCTTGATCAAGGATCACTCGATCTGCGGCTTCACGGGTTGCCTCAAGAACATCACGCACGGCGCGACGATCAACCCGCACGCCTTCCACCAGCACAACGCGAGCCCGCAGATCGCCGAGCTCTACGCGCAGGACGTCGTGAGGAGCCGCGTGCGTTTGCACATCATCGACGGCTTCAAGCTCATCTACGACGAGGGCCCGCTCGACAAAAACAAGAAGCGCCGCGTCTTGCACGAGGCCGTCTACGCGACGACGGACCCCGTCGCGATGGACACGCTCGGCTGGGGCATCCTCGAGCAGTGGCGCAAGGAGAGCGGCCTGCCGACGCTCAAGGACGCCGGCCGCGAACCCACGTACATCCGCATCGCGAGCGAGCTCGGGCTCGGCGTGTACGACAAGAACCGCATCTCCTTGCGCGAGGTCACGCTCTGA